The Cynocephalus volans isolate mCynVol1 chromosome 12, mCynVol1.pri, whole genome shotgun sequence sequence tgggtgggagggagggaagaggaaaaactGTGCAGTAATatatacaaaactatgctacccaCCCTAAGTGAATAATTGTGCACCATATATAtgaattgaaacaacacactatacctaAAAAactatgtacaagtaaatgttaaaaaataaagtaagacattttaaaagatgaaaatatgaaaaatttgaaactatcaaattgtgtaatttaaaatgtcattcaaTTGATTTGCCCCAAGGTTCTACTAAATACTGAGTAAGAATTTGATTTCACTTTTTGTATCCACCAGTAGTAAGGACGCTCATTAGCTGTTCAAATCTAGGTAGTATATTAAAATCTATATAGAGTAGAAATTGAATCTCTGCATACCAGAATAGTGGAAAGGAACATGGAAAAACTGAAGTCCCACTTTATCTCCCTCtgagagaaaataggaaaataattttgaccaaaaacaagaaatattttttctatttgctcTCAGCATGAGGGAAAAATGGGGGTGAGGGCTGGGCTTTGGAGATTAGGCAGGCCCCAATGAAAATTACAGGTCAAGAAAGAGAcaatattattttgaataaagacATTGAAGAGCTCTGTGACACACTTTattcttcttgttttattttactcatgACCTTAGTGATATCACTAAAATGATTCACTTCAATGAGAAAGCTTCAATCTTTTTGGTCATGTGTTTAAAAGCATCTTTCACCTGTTTGTTTCTCAGTGTATAAATGAAGGGGTTTAACATGGGGGCGACAGAAGTGCTGAGCAAAGCTATCCCTTTATTCAAAGACACTCTTTCCTTTGCAGAGGGTTTCACATACATGAAGATGCAGCTGCCATAAGAAATTGACACGACCACCATGTGGGAAGAACACGTAGAAAAGGCTTTCTTCCTCTGTTGAGAAGAAGGTATTTTCAGAATAGTTTTTATGATATTTGTGTAGGAGAGAATCACTAGCACCAGTGTAACCAGGAGAGTCAAAATGGCTGAGAGAAGCATCATTAATTCTATTACATCTGTGTCTGTGCAAGAGAGCTGCAGGATAGGAGAAACGTCACAGAAAAAATGATCTACAGTGTTGGCTGCACAGAAATTAAGCTTGAGACCCACAAGCAGTGGTGGAAAAATTATTAGGAAACCAGCCAACCATGAAGCAAACACCAGCAAGTTGCAGAGTCTGCTGCTCATGATGGTGGTGTAACGCAggggtttgcagatggccacatagcggtcataggACATGGCAGCCAGAAGAAAAAATTCAGTTGCTCCCAAGAGAATAGTGAAAAACAGCTGTGCTGCACAGTTGTTGTAAGAAATTGTTTTGTCACCTGTTGCCATACTAACAAGAAATTTGGGAATGCAGACAGTTGTGAACGATActtctaaaaatgagaaatttcggaggaagaaatacatgggtGTCTTGAGATGTATATCCAGTAGGGAGAGGGTGATGATGGTTAAGTTCCCAGTGACACTCAACATGTAGgtgaaaaaaaggagaagaaaaatgaccACCTGTAACTGTGGATCATCTGTCAGTCCAAGAAGAATAAAGGTTGTCACTGTTGTGTGGTTTTTCAtagttgatttctatttttaaaaaatagaagaaaaagttaGAACTGAAAGGGAAAGGCCTACATgacatatctattttttttttttgagatcccTCATAAACATGTTGCTACCCACACCAAACTTCCTTCAACAGCTGCCTATAGAATTTGCTCGTGTAATTTTTACTCAAAATTCCACTAACTAAAGGCAACTCTCTCggtttgttttctttcctaaCGATTCATGCATTCAGACATTCCAAAGAGATAACACATTGCACTGATAAAGTCATATAAATGTAAGAACAAAGAAACACAAGGACTTCACAATATTCTTTTATCTtctgtatttgaaatttttttccaaagtatttactttatgttaaattattttacactATCTGGTGATTCATTCTTTgctaaataaatctttttctctgtcttgttaCTCTTTTTTCATAGACTTTGCTATTTCTTTACGTTAGATTTCAGCTGAGGACTATCTCTTAAAATTAACACAACTTTAACATCTTTGGCCATGCACAGTGGGAATTCAGTACCCTCACAAGCTTCTGAAAACTCTTCAAGATTTACATCCTCATAACCATTTTtagttccttttctgtttttcctgtaGACTTGAATTGCTTTTACCTCGCTCCCCCTGGTTGTTATCTTTTCCCTCATATATACCCACGTAGATATAACTCACATCTTCATGCATGATGCTCACCTTGTTTATATAGTatgttttaataaacatttgcaaTGACAAAGGAGAGTACtacaaaacagttttaaaaaatgttagttgGCCATCCCTCGTGGTTATCGTTAGTGTTATTGCTCTGCATGCTTCTCCCTGTTGCCAGGGTAGCCTCTTTTCTTCTGTATCTTATTCACATCTCTccaccttttcattttttttttcttgtttttctatcttCTTCCGGACCATGGGTAGGTCCTTGTATTTATCACCTGAAAAGTCTATCaccaaatttttctaaaaaatgtcagTACTTTCCCTAAGAAGAACACTGTGCCATATGTTAAATTGTATTTGAACCTTATTACATTTTGTACCTTCCAGCTATGGTGTTAAAAAGATGTACAAACATTTTCAGTGTTTATAAATGATTACAAAATAATAAGATTTGTCCTAccctctcttcatttctttttctttttttttcttttctcattttcttcgaTTGATCATTgaagaaacattttctaaaacatataaacattttctaaaaatgtttatattctgGCCATTTAAATATAACCCATATTCGTCAcggagagtttttaaaattaaaggttACAGTctatattaaagttttaaaaacacaggAAAACCTCAGTCAACAAAAGACAAGTTATATAGGGTGCCAGAGTAGAAAGTCAGAAGGGGATTCATTTATGGATACTGTTTAGCATAAATTTAAGTTAcacatccttaaaaaaaaaatgaactgttaTAAACTACTTCACAGCATTAGTTTGCTTCTTAATGCCATAATAAAATGCTTGCTAAATGATAGTAAAATCGTCATATGTTTCCAATCACTATAATAGTCCCAGGGACATCTGTGGCTGTTATGGCAGTGTTTAGAGGTAAGATAAGAGATTCCTTTAGAATATGAAAATTGGATTTTACTTGAAATGTTTAACTGCTATTGAATTTAATATGactgctttatatatataaaagaaaacttcataaGTACAGGCAAACCCAGTTTTTAGTGTCATATTTCACAATATTCACAACTATCATATATACTTGCAGCATATGCATTATAACTATCAGGAAGAAAATgcatcatttaaataaaatgcatctcTGAGATTCTGTTGTATACTAGGAAGAATATCTGTTCAAAATTTCATTCCTACAAAATGAAAGTTTCAAAGGTTTCTTATAACACAATTCATTCTTTCAGAACAACTTCTAAAATGGTCAGCTTAATGCTTGCATTGTAAAAAAATTAGTTACAAATTCCTACCatattattttgatgattttacaaagagattattttaaatCCTCTAGCTTCATGCAACAAAATTGATAtgattaaaataaagacataattttTCCAAACCTTAATTTATTTAGTAGCAATTTCATTCCCAATTATCTTCTGATGTGAGTCCCAGAACAGAGGCAATTTCTGAATGTTGCATATCCATCATATTTATTATGTTGCTTTAGCGCATATCTCTATCTTGCATTCACATCCAAAAATACATTAGCACCAGTGACATACGTTTAGTGTGTGTAAGCTcaaagattttatcataagaatttTATCTAGTTTCATCTCTTCTcatgattttttattaaaaagaggcAATGTTCTTCACTTCGTGCGATGTTAAGAGCATATTTTCTTTGgttacacataaaatatatatattcgtTTAAAAGTCTAGAATGGGGGGGAAAAAATTCAGGCTTTCTATTAATCTAAGAAGTTCTAACTTATATGATAGTGCAGTAgcttattttgtagtttttaagaTTGCAAGAACTATAAATCTTTTTGTACACTGTGCCACTTGTCTCATGAGGATTAACTGCTTGAAATGTAATAAAAGAGGGACATATTTCCCTGGAGAACATTGtactaggattttaaaaatatattaaaattattttattgagtgtAAAAAACTCCATAATCCATTAACTCAAGtttaaactcaaaataaaaactactttttgagactacttttttctattttataaactgtaaggtgattaacaaaacaaaacaaaaccctaagtCAGCTTACATGTCCATGACAAATACACAACTTGAACAAGAAAAATTAGGCTCACTGATCTATAGTGTGGAAATACTTAAGAGCATTACTAAAATTTTGAATTCAGACTGATTCTATAAGGGGCTTATATTATTTCCCTCTGAAGACCATCCTCTTGGGTCGCACATTTTGAGACTTAATTAAGTTTAAGATCTAGAAGGCCAAGATATGTCATCATTGAGAGAGATAATAGTATAAGTGGGGTGACAATACCATTTCAGGGACAGCATCATAAAGATttgaattaaaggaaaataaggcCAATATTGAGTTTCTCAAGACAAACATGAGTCAAATGTGTTTGCACCTGCTCTCTAAGTGTCCACATCCAATCTGTAGGAAAGTTTGTTGATTCTACATAAAACTTATATTTCAAATACTTTTACCCTTCTACATTTCCACTGTTAAGTATTTAAACTAATGCTAGCTGCTATAACAGATAAATGTTTAAATCACTGAGGCATTATGTACCAGATACTTAAAATAGTTTAATGAAGtataaaacacatacacaaaatgcaATTATCCTAATTATAAAGTTTGGTCACTTTTCACAAACTGACTGTATCCAGGTAAGCAGCACTCAGATGAAGAAACAGCAGATGAGCTAAATAGGCAGTTCTCAAAGAAATAGGCAAATGGTGACtagacatgtgaaaaaaaatgctcaacatcactaatcatcagggaaatgcaaatcaaaaccatattaactggctattatcaaaaagactgagaataacaaatgctggcaaggatgtggagaaaagggagctcttctacactgttggtgggactgtgaattagtacagccactgtggaaaacagtacggaggttcttCAAATAACTGCatgtagatctaccatatgatccagcaatctcacttctgggtatataaccaaagaaatggaaatcatcaggtggaagagatacctgcacggccatgttcatcgcagctctatttacaatagccaagatgtggaaccaatctaaatgtccatcgacatatgactggataaggaaaatgcgctatatatacacagtggaatactactcagccataaaaaaagaatgaaactcagCCATTTGCAGCGAcctggatgagtttggagaaaattatgttaggcaaaataagcctggcacagagggaaaaataccgcatATCcgcactcataaatgggagcaaagagagaaagaaggaaggaaagaaagactgcagTGGTGTGTCGAacatgcagagggagagaacagacctaggatTGCCAGGGCAGGGATATGGGAAGGAGAAGGGTGCTGGGGAAAGgttgagtgggggacatggggaataattgcaatttgtggtggGGGCATGCTGCTCCCCACATCTTGGGTGCAGGTGCTGACCgtcagctcttgccccatgaaaatatataatcaacagaagaaaaaaaaatcagaatttcagcaCAGAAAAAAGTGTTTGACTGTACTTTTTGATAATACCcccatagtttttgttgttgttgttcctgttTTTTAACTAAGCAATTTAaggtatacagttcagtggcatttaaaACATTCACAATTTTTTGCAATGACAACCTATATTAAGCTCCAAAACATTTTGATCACACCAAAGGAGatcctgtacccattaagcagttatTCCCCATCCCTGCTCCTCTTAGTCCCTGGAAAATATCaatctgtctctatggatttacctattttggatattttatgtaaatggaatcacacaatatgtgactttttatgtctggcttttttcactaatCATAATGTTATCAAGGTTCATCTACACTGTAAcatgtatcagtaattcattccttcTCCTGgttcaataatattccattgcatgcatatatatttcacatcttgtttatccattcatctgatgatggacatttgggatgtttccacCTTTTTGCTGTTGTGGATAGTGCTAGTAGGAACAATAGTGGACAAGTATTTGTTTGAGtatctgttttcaattatttaggcatatatctaggagtggaattgctagatcgtATGGTACTTCTGTTTAACTTATGTAGATATAGCAAGACTATTTTCTCCAGTGGccatactattttacattctcaccaacaatgcatgagcaTTTCAAGTTGTCCACATCCTTACTAACACTTGTCCATTTCCTTCTGTTGTTCTtatagccattctggtgggtatgaagtgatatttttcattgtaattttgatttgtatttccagaATGACTAATAATGATGAACATCTTTGCATGTTCTTGTTGAACATTTGAAGAAATGGCTCTACAAATACTTTGCACAATATTAAAATTCAGTTGTTTACTGATTGTTCCTGAATTGTAATGGTTCTTTATGTGATATAAATACTAGAACCTTATGAGATAtagtatttgaaaatttattttcccatcctataggttttcttttcactttcttgaaaatttcctttgatgcacaaacatttttaattttgatgaagttcaatttaattttttcttttgttgctcatgcttttagtgtcatatctaagaatctatTCTCAAATCCAAGAAGATTTACTCTATATTTTTCCTAAGTGTTTTCTAGCTttggctcttacatttaggttattgatatattttgagttactttttctATGCAGTGTGAAATAGgaatctaatttcattcttttatatgtagCTACCTGATTGTtccagcaccgtttgttgaagagCCTATATTTGTCTTCATTGAATGGTTTTAATACCcttgtaaaaaattatttgaccataGGTGTATGGGCTTATTTCTTAATTCCATCCAGAAAAGTTATAAtccatttttctgtttatctattcttatatcacactttttttattaatgtacttttgtagtaagttttgaaagtGGAAAGTAAATCCTTCtacttgtttctttccttttttttttttccttaggaattGTCTTGACTATTCAGGATCCATTGCACTTGCATATGAACTTGAAGattggattttttatttctgaaaaaaaagccATTGGAAATTGATAGGGATTTCATTAAATCTGTAAATTGTTTTGCATAATATTGACATCTTAGCAATCTATGAACATTGGATATCTGTCtacttatttagatctttaatttctttcagcaatgtttgtAGTTTAGAGTGTACATTTCTTTcgctttcttggttaaatttattcctaggttttttttatgatattgtaaattgaattgttttattaatttcattttcatattatcCATGTTTATATATAGAAATATCAATGATTTCTGTGGGTTTATGTTGTATTCTACAAtgttgttgaatttgatttgGGTGGATTCTTCAGGATTTTCTATTTATAAGATTATATCTTCTGAGAATAGGGATAGTTTACTTCTTTCTAattcaaatgtcttttttttccccacaattgctctggccagaacttccagtacaatgaaGAAGAGCAGTGGTGAATGTACCCATCCTCGTCTTATCCTAATCTTAGAGGGAAGGTtcttagtctttcaccattgagtatgggttagctgtgggtttttcatgaATCCTTTTTTATCAGGCTGAAGAAGTTACCTTCCATTTCTAGTTTGTCATActttaatcatgaaaggatgtgaattttgtaaaatacttTACATGCATCAATTGAGGTGATCGATTTTTTTATCCCTTTAATCTATAATGTGGTGTAATACAtttgttgattttcatatattgaaccatcctttcatttcTAGGATTCATCCCATTTTGTGATGGTATATAACCCTTTTAATATGcttgctgaatttggtttgctagttttctgttgaggatttttgtatctatactCATAGGAATATAGATGAGCACTACTTTCACtatatcccataagttttggtatgttttgtatttgttttcatttgtcccAAAAGGCTTTCTAATTTCCCATGTGACTTCTTCCTTGACCCATTGGTTGTCtaagagtgttgtttaatttccacaagtttgtttattttttaatttttcatctgtcattaatttctacttttattccattttggttggataaaatattttatatgacttGAATTACTAAGTCTGTGttgaaacttgttttgtggcctttCATGTGATCTCTTCTGGATAATGTTGCATATGTATCTGAGAAAAATGTGCATTCTTCTGTTTTAGGGTGGATAATTATATGTCTGTCAGGTCTACTCAGTTTATAATGTTTTTCAAGTCCTCTGTTTTCTTATTAGTCTTCTGTCTAGTCATTCAaaccattattgaaagtggggtgttgaaATTTCTGACTATTATGATAGATCCATTTCTACCTTCAGTATTGTcaatttcatatttatatattttggggatCTGCTGTTAAGTTAGTATAtgtttgtaattgttatgtcttcttgatcaATTAACCCTTTGGCCcttgtaaaaaaattttacataacatttattttttcaaatattaggACATGCACCCCATTACTATTTTCATAATATaactttttctatcctttcacttttaatctatttgtgaCTTTGGATCTGAATTGAGCCTCTtttagacagcatgtagttgagtcatctttttaaaaaattaattctgcccatctctgccttttaataaacagtatattctttttaattttttaaaaattttttaaagttattattagcatattcattcttacaaatcatatttcctttttttttttttttttttttgtctttttcgtgaccggtactcagccagtgagtgcaccagccattcctatataggatccgaacccacagccagagcgtcgctgcgctcccagctccgcactctcccgagtgcgccacgggccgacccacgaatcatgatatttctttatgccctttgccagacctatcacttcccaaatgcCCTCTGTCCGTCCCCCTATCTCTAGCattcttaggtttgttctctctttctgaaagttcaacttactgttgtggtcttttctttctttctttccttcattccttccttcttccttccttcccttcccatctccctccctccctcccttccttcctagcaaacagatatgagtgaaaacatgcagtatttaaaGTAAGTGCTGATAAAAAAAGGAATAACCTCTGACATTTCATTGGTTTGCTATGTGTATTATTTCTGCAGTTCTTCCACTACTGCCATATTTGTGTATAATTGTTTTTTGTCGTGTACAGTTTTgatccttttctcattttctattttgctattttttacttctttacttAATGATGACCCTGGGGATTATAATCAACCTCttaaatttataacaatatatattttaattaacacaACCTTAGTTTTAATGGTATACAAAAAATATACGTCTACACAGTTCCATCTCTCTCCGTTATATTGTTATGAATCACAATTTCATATGTCACATAGCCAataacatagatttataatttttattttatgcatttgtcttcTAAATCATGTAGGAAAAAAGTAGAGTTTAAAACCGAAAATATTGGCTTTTGTATTTACCTATGTGGTTACCTTTAtcagtgttctttatttcttcctatgGCTTTGAAATGCTTATGAGTGTCTTTTCATATCAGCCTCAAAAACTACCTTTTGAATTTCCTGGAGAGCATGTCTACTAGCAAAAAACTTACTCAGCTTTTGcttatctgagaatgtcttaattttttttttaacttttaaaggatatttttgccagatatagaattTTTGTTAACaagattattttattctttcacctCTCTAAATATGTCGTTCCACTGACTTCTGGCTTCCATTGCTTCAGATGATAAATATCttatttctctctgctttcaagattttctctttgtcttttgcttttgacagtttgattattaTGTCTCAGTGTGGATCTCTTGCATTTATCCTTCTTGTAGTTTATTGAGCATTTCGGAATGTGTTGTTTCATGTActttatcaaatttggaaagtttagaggaattattctttcaaatattcttatgccttttcattttctctcctacTGTGGCTTTATTATGTTTCTGTCGGTACATTTTACAGGGTCGCATTTATCTAttatggtctctctctcttttttttttttttctaaatcctttTCTTATTCCTCATCCTCAGAATAAATACCatcaatttatttatattcaagTTCACTGACATTTTCTTCCACTTACATCTGCTATTGGAATCCTCTTgtaaattttttgtttctgttattaTAATTTATAGCTACATTATTTCTGTTTGaatctccttttcaaagttcaacatattatttccAAAAAATTTTCTAATCCCAACCTTTCATCACAGGCTTTTGGCCTGTCTGTTGTTTTTGGCTTtggggagttttgttttgttttgttttttgtttgcctCAACTATAATTTCTGCTGCAGGTGTCAGTAGGTTGTTCATTAGCTGTTATGGACTAAATCGTGCACCcccccaaaaatatttttatgttaaagtcCTCATTCCCAGTACCTTAGAACATGACCATATTTGGAGACAGTGTCTTTACAGAGGTAAGTTAACTAAAGTGGTGTCACTATGGTAGTCCTTAATTCAATATCCTTATAAGAACAGGAAATTTgaacatagacacacacagagacaagataatgtgaggacacagtaagaagacagttatctataagccaaggagagaggcctggaacagatcctcctttcacagccctcagaaggaaacACTGGTGACACCTATGATCTCAGATTtctagcctacagaactgtgagagaaaacacaatttttgttatttaaaccacccagtctgtggcactttgttatggtaACCCTAGCAAacgaacactttttttttttttttttttttttttgctgtttgcagaggtgattttattttacttatttattttttt is a genomic window containing:
- the LOC134360516 gene encoding olfactory receptor 6C74, translating into MKNHTTVTTFILLGLTDDPQLQVVIFLLLFFTYMLSVTGNLTIITLSLLDIHLKTPMYFFLRNFSFLEVSFTTVCIPKFLVSMATGDKTISYNNCAAQLFFTILLGATEFFLLAAMSYDRYVAICKPLRYTTIMSSRLCNLLVFASWLAGFLIIFPPLLVGLKLNFCAANTVDHFFCDVSPILQLSCTDTDVIELMMLLSAILTLLVTLVLVILSYTNIIKTILKIPSSQQRKKAFSTCSSHMVVVSISYGSCIFMYVKPSAKERVSLNKGIALLSTSVAPMLNPFIYTLRNKQVKDAFKHMTKKIEAFSLK